A stretch of Fusarium fujikuroi IMI 58289 draft genome, chromosome FFUJ_chr10 DNA encodes these proteins:
- a CDS encoding probable alpha-glucuronidase precursor encodes MWLSALLFTLFTCVIAEDGIDGWLRYARLPSSVSINAKSLPQRIHVIGGSAKSPLRSAASELQKGFSGILNIDLKTESNSKSCDFSQSIVVTTEENLKKACKGKLSHPKLEADGYWLSTSGNSVKIIGQNERGALYGAFEYLSMLGQGNFKKVERASNPSAPIRWANQWDNLNASSTHGSIERGYGGPSIFFDGVKNVRKDLSRVPLFGRLLASIGINAVVINNVNADVRLFNSENRKGLIEIADLLRPWGVQVGLSLNFASPQLLGGLDTFDPLDEKVIKWWHELTDGLYDGIPDMAGYLVKANSEGQPGPITYNRTLADGANMFAKALEPHGGVVMFRAFVYDKLDWTDWKADRANAAVEFFKELDGKFDDNVVVQIKYGPIDFQIREPVSPLFSHLRKTNSAIELQISQEYLGQQCHLVYLPPLWKTILDFDMRIDGKKSQVRDIVSGKVFKRRLGGYAGVTNVGLDKTWLGSHLSMSNLYAFGRLAWDPTADSKEILEDWTRLTFGLDNKVRKAITDMSMASWPAYENYSGNLGIQTLTDILYAHYGPNPASQDNNGWGQWTRATRDHIGMDRTVKNGTGNAGQYPSEVAKRFESTETTPDDLMLWFHHVPYTFKLHSGKTVIQHFYDAHYKGAATAQTFHKTWASLKGKIDDDRLDHDLFRLKYQAGHSIVWRDAINEFYRNLSGIPDEQNRVRNHPYRIEAEKMELDGYKPVNVAPTETASKYVAIYTNSTGTASTTLKSPKGTYNLAVNYYDIVGGKSTWSVYLNKRLIGKWVGDNEERLGHWPSEFLDGHSATRITFEGVKIQPGDKLVIIGKADGKETAALDYVSVLPQGIVD; translated from the coding sequence ATGTGGCTCTCGGCTTTACTCTTCACTTTGTTCACCTGCGTTATCGCAGAGGATGGTATTGATGGTTGGCTGAGATATGCTCGCTTGCCATCAAGCGTCTCCATCAATGCCAAGTCGCTTCCCCAAAGGATCCATGTAATTGGTGGTTCCGCAAAGAGTCCCCTCCGCAGTGCCGCCTCGGAACTCCAGAAGGGCTTCAGCGGTATTCTCAACATCGACTTGAAGACCGAGAGCAACTCAAAGTCGTGCGACTTCTCGCAGTCAATTGTCGTCACCACCGAGGAGAACCTCAAGAAGGCATGCAAGGGCAAATTGTCTCATCCCAAGCTTGAGGCCGATGGCTACTGGCTCAGCACTTCTGGAAATTCTGTCAAGATCATTGGTCAGAATGAGCGCGGTGCTCTGTATGGCGCCTTTGAGTACCTCTCAATGCTCGGCCAGGGCAACTTCAAGAAAGTCGAGCGCGCATCGAACCCGAGTGCGCCCATTCGATGGGCTAATCAGTGGGACAACCTCAACGCAAGCTCGACCCATGGCTCCATCGAAAGAGGCTACGGCGGTCCTTCCATCTTTTTCGACGGTGTCAAGAACGTGCGAAAGGACCTCTCACGGGTTCCTCTCTTTGGACGTCTTCTCGCCTCCATCGGTATCAACGCCGTGgtcatcaacaacgtcaATGCCGATGTCAGACTATTCAACTCTGAGAACCGTAAGGGCCTTATCGAGATTGCCGACCTGCTTCGTCCCTGGGGTGTTCAGGTCGGTCTCTCTCTCAACTTTGCGTCACCCCAATTGCTCGGGGGCCTGGATACATTTGACCCTCTTGACGAGAAGGTGATCAAGTGGTGGCATGAACTGACCGATGGTCTTTACGATGGCATTCCTGACATGGCTGGCTATTTGGTCAAGGCAAACTCAGAGGGCCAGCCTGGACCTATCACGTATAACCGCACTTTAGCTGATGGCGCCAACATGTTTGCCAAAGCCCTTGAGCCCCACGGCGGTGTTGTGATGTTTAGAGCTTTTGTTTACGACAAGCTTGACTGGACTGACTGGAAGGCTGACCGCGCCAACGCTGCTGTCGAGTTCTTCAAGGAGCTGGACGGAAAGTTTGACGACAACGTGGTCGTTCAGATCAAATATGGCCCTATTGACTTCCAAATCAGGGAGCCTGTTAGTCCTTTGTTTTCACATCTTCGAAAGACCAATAGTGCTATCGAACTGCAGATCAGTCAAGAGTACTTAGGGCAGCAATGTCATCTTGTCTATCTGCCTCCATTATGGAAGACGATCCTGGATTTCGATATGCGAATCGACGGCAAAAAGTCCCAGGTTCGCGACATAGTGTCAGGAAAGGTCTTCAAGCGACGTCTAGGAGGATATGCTGGTGTCACAAACGTTGGTTTAGACAAGACGTGGCTTGGAAGTCATCTGTCGATGTCTAACCTGTACGCATTTGGACGTCTTGCTTGGGATCCTACAGCGGATTCCAAGGAAATTCTCGAGGACTGGACGCGTCTGACATTCGGACTCGACAACAAGGTCCGAAAAGCTATTACTGATATGTCTATGGCTTCTTGGCCGGCCTATGAGAACTATTCTGGCAACCTGGGCATTCAGACCTTGACTGATATTCTCTACGCCCACTACGGACCCAACCCAGCTTCGCAGGACAACAACGGCTGGGGACAATGGACCAGGGCAACCCGCGATCATATTGGTATGGATCGTACAGTCAAGAATGGAACTGGAAACGCTGGCCAGTATCCCTCTGAAGTTGCCAAAAGGTTCGAGAGCACTGAAACGACCCCTGATGATCTCATGCTCTGGTTCCACCACGTCCCATACACTTTTAAGCTCCACTCTGGCAAGACTGTGATTCAGCATTTCTACGACGCTCACTACAAGGGTGCCGCTACAGCTCAGACTTTCCACAAGACCTGGGCGTCgctcaagggcaagatcgATGATGACAGACTTGACCACGATCTCTTCAGACTAAAGTACCAGGCTGGTCACTCAATTGTTTGGAGAGACGCCATCAACGAGTTCTACCGCAACTTGTCTGGCATCCCTGACGAGCAGAATCGTGTTCGTAACCATCCTTACAgaattgaggctgagaagatggaactCGATGGCTATAAGCCTGTCAATGTCGCCCCTACTGAGACTGCTTCCAAGTATGTTGCTATTTACACAAACAGCACCGGAACAGCCAGCACCACGCTTAAGTCACCCAAGGGCACATATAATCTTGCTGTCAACTACTATGATATTGTTGGCGGCAAGTCTACTTGGTCTGTATATCTTAACAAACGACTGATCGGCAAGTGGGTCGGAGACAACGAAGAGCGACTTGGCCATTGGCCAAGTGAGTTCCTTGACGGTCACTCTGCCACTCGTATCACCTTTGAAGGTGTCAAGATCCAACCAGGTGACAAGCTCGTGATCATTGGAAAGGCTGATGGCAAGGAAACTGCTGCGTTGGATTATGTTTCAGTTTTGCCTCAAGGCATTGTTGACTAG